The region ATTACCTTTAGATTATTTGTTAGGAGATGTCAAAGATGCACTCTATTCTGGACAGATTAGATTAGATAGTTTTGAAAATGTTGGAGAGCTTGACAGCTACCATTTTATTTTTAGAAAATGGTTAGAAGGAAAACTTAAAGTAAGCGAAACATATTTTGAATTTATTAAAAAAAATTATACACATTATTTTGAATTACTTCAACAAAGAAGAGGAGAAACAACCAGTGCATTGGAAATGAGATTCATTGAAGCAGCATTAGATCAAGTTAAAGATTTACCAGTTTCATTATTAAATTATGATCAAGTAAAATAAATAGAAAAAAAGATTATTACTCAAATTCTTCAGTAAGATCTTTCTCACTGCTTTCTTCATCATGCGTATCACGACGAATAACCTTGATTGCATCAATTTTAACCGTGATAGGAATTGGAACTGCTGCTTCCAACAATTCAACAACTACCTCATCTTTAGATGGCCCTGAAATAATTTCTGCAATATCATGCTTTTTGATATTAACTTCACGCTTAACTTGTTCAAGCATGTGCTCAATTTCTTTATACTCAATTTCCTTTGATAAAATTCCTCGAGCATAAGGTACATTAAAAGCAGCCTGCTCAGCATCGCCTTTTTTATCAGCTTCTATGAAAATATACCCGCGCATACCATGAGGGCGTATTACTGAATACACATTTAGCTTTCGTTTATTGACATTGCTTGAAACAAAATCCATAACTTGGTCTTCCCGGTTAGCAGTAGTTCGTAAAGCAAATAATTTTGCTGTAATTTCGATTGTTTTTTCTTCACTCATTGTTCGCACCTATATATATTATAATAATTTCAAATATTGCTCGATAAGCTGTATTAAAAAGCCTATTAAGCCAATTAACGCAATTCCTAAACCTGATATTTTAACGATAACTTTGAATTCCTCAGCAGAGGGCTTTTTAGTTACCCGCAATACTCTTTGACATTCAACTACATAATTTTTAATTTTATTTTTTAAGGTTGGTTTTTGTTCAGTTTCATCCATAAGCTCACCATTAGTTTAATTAGATTATTTTAATTATTAATTTTAATTATTAATCAACATATTCTATGCCTAATTCATCCTCGATTTCACGCTTTTCTTTAGGGTTAGCTGCTGTTTTCTTCGTTGTTCTTCCAAAGATCTGATTGCTTTTAACGCCAGTAACTATAAGCATAGCTTTGATAATGCCATTTAAATCATCTGATATTTGGGCGCCCCAAATAATGCGGGCATCTTCATCTAATTTGTTTGAAATAGTTTCAACCACTTTTCGCGCTTCGTCAAGCGTCATATCCTGACCGCCTGCAACATTAATCAAAGCGCCATTTGCTCCGGTGATATCTGCATCCAACAACGGATTATGAATTGCTTTTTCAACTGCTTCAACTGCTCGATTTGGACCATCTGATTCACCTACACCAATTAAAGCTACTCCGCCATTTCCCATAACAGCGCGGATATCTGCAAAGTCCAAATTAACTAAGCCAGCTTTAGTAACAAGCTCTGCAATTCCCTTAACAGCATTGGTTAAAATTTCATCTGCTACTTTGAACGCAGTATGCAATGGCAAATCTGGAGCTAATTCCAGCAGTTTATCATTAGGAATAACAATTAACGTATCAACACTTGCCTGTAATTTTTCTAAACCTAATAATGCATTTTCATATCTTCTGTTTCCTTCCATAGAAAACGGCAGCGTAACTATGCCCACGGTTAAAGCGCCTGACTTTTTAGCAACTTCTGCAATAACTGGAGCTGATCCTGTGCCAGTTCCCCCTCCTAAACCGCACGTGATAAACACCATGTCTGCGCCTTGAAGAGCATCACGAAGTTCATGTTCTGATTCACGAGCAGATTCTTCACCAATTTGTGGAACTGAACCTGCGCCTAGACCGCCAGTCAGCTCCCTTCCTAACAGAATTTTTTTATCTGCAGTAGTGTATAATAAATCCTGAGCATCAGTGTTGCAAGCAATTGTTTCAGCGCCTGATATGCCTACTTCAGTAATACGATTAATAGTATTATTGCCCCCACCACCAGTGCCAACTACTTTAATAGTTGCCCGTTGTTTAGCAAGAAGTTTTTCTAGTTCAGCATCTATGTCAGCAGTCTTTTTTTTATATCCAACATCATCAGACCTTTTTTCTTTCATATAAAAACCCTGCTTTTGCTGTTCTTGCGACTCAGCTTTCTCGATCTGCTGCGCTTTTTGTTCTGTTCGTTCTTGCACTGATTTTATTACTGAATCCATATCTACACCATTACACCATTTAATGCATAATCTCTTGAAAAGAGATTATGCTTTCTTAAATACAATCTCCTTTAATTCAGGAATGAGTTTCATTATTTGTTCTTTAATCATGTTCTGAAGTTCAACAGGAAAATCAACTTTTGAGGTTAAGGTAAGCATATTATCTGCAAATTCTGAGGTTACATTGTGGCCGAGCTGCATATGAACTAAAGCTTTTGTTTTCTCAGCAACATCAGTGACTACTCTTAAGAGTTTATAGGTATAAGAAAGTTCCTTTCCAGCTAAAGGATGGTTAAAATCCACCAATGTTCTTCCACCAGTAACTGATTTGACCACAGCTACTTTTCCATCAACATTAATCTGCAATCCTGGCATTGGTTTAATGCCTTCTTTATGAAACTTATTGGTTGCAATAAGTTGAAACATTTTAGTGTCTTTTTTGCCAAAACCAAGTTCAGGCCCAAATTTCACCGTATATTCCTTGCTTAAACTTTTTCCATTAATATCATTGTCTAATCCAGGCAGGACATGTTTTTCTCCAACACAGACAATAATTGTCCCATATTCCATTTTTTGGGAGAAAATACCTGCTTTTTCTGCAACTGCTTTATCAGTAGTATCAAAAACCATGCCATTTTCCGTTACTTTGCCGGTATATTCAATTTCAACAAAATCATGATTTTTAACAACCATATTATTCCCTCTCCTTGTTACCACTAGCTCTTTTGATGCTACTTCAGAACCAGCTATAGGTTTGAATAGAGTCATTATTTATAAATATTACGGTGTTCAGTACGTAATAAGTCTTCTATGGTTTTAGCGCCGGTTCAGCTTTGAATGTGATTAAACATTGGATTTTTCTCTCTGGCACTCCGAAAAATCCTCAATGCGCTAAATCTTAGAGCTTCACAAAAGTAGGCGCTAAAACTACATTTTCACCAGAGCCGCATCTTACAACAATTTAAAAATAATTATTCATTTCCTTTTTAAATGTTAGACAATATAAGACGTAAAGATCTCAGCGATAAAATAGGCGAATTACTCTGTATTAAACCTGAAGAGTTTGATCCCGATAAACATGTGCCTTATGCACAAGAGATTGTCAATCAATTAGATGGTCTTCTTCAAAGAACGCCTAAAATAAGATTGTCCGTAGATATTCCTCGCTTAGGCAAGGTATATCTCTTGGGACCTATGGATGAAAATGAGACCTATGAAGAATCTGTTGGTGAATACAGAGTTCAAAAATATAGAGCTGGTTGGAATGAGAGGGTATTAGAATGTAGACATTATTGGAGAGATTCAGAACGTGAATTAATAGTTTATGAAGAAACTTATGAAACTTTAGGGATTTATTATCATAAAAAAAGTTTAGGAATTAATAAAGTTGTAAAAAATATTGAACGAATAAACCCAACAGCAACGCCAGTTGGTTATTTTAGCATTGATAACCCAACCAAGATAAATTTATGGAAAAAGAAAAAATAATAAACATAAAAAATATTACCCCTCTTGTACATCGCTCGGATACATTTTAAGATATTGAGCAACTAATGCATCTGGTATTGGATTGTAGTCTTTGCCGATAATTACAAGGTAAGGTCCTGAATGCCAAACTCTAAATTCACCGTTTTGTGTATTGTATACTAGGTAACTCCCATGCTTTTCTTTAGGGGCATTGCCATATGCTTCAGTTGTTTCTTCCCAAGCTTTTCCTTTGCTTGGATAAGAAGCAACAATCACCGTATTTTCAAAAGTGTCATGTTTATAGGTTGCTGCAACTCCTTTTTCAGCGCCTTTTAATTCATCATCAAGAAAGCTTTTTGGCAGAACTTCTTTTTTCATGAATTTAATATTGCCAATATTAGTTTCATATACTCTTGGTCCTTGAATAGAAGCGCCGCTATATGTTTTACTTTCCTCATCAGGCAGAGCAGGAGGCGCATTGCTCGCAGTATAGCTTCTTCTTAATTGACAAGTATTTTTTACTTTGACAGCAACGCCATAACCCATATAATCATCATCATCCATAATCTCTTCGTCCCAATTAACGGTAGTCCATTGCTGAAATTTAGGATTCCAAGCATAGGTTCTAATAATTTCACAATCTGCATCAGTTAATTCACCTTTATTAAACTGAGGCATTACGGTTAAAAAATTCCAGCCTTGATGAAGTTTTAATTTAAATTCTTTAGGAAATTTATCAATTGATGCTGTATAATAAGGCAATGATAATACAGTATCTTTTTTATAATATGTCCATGAAGGAGTAAAATGCAAATATCCCTGGTCAACATAACCATATACTTTTCCCATGGCATTTTTGTCATCTTTTCCACCAAGAACAAGATATTGTTTCATAGGAGGAACATATAAGTATCTTCCTTCACCAAAATTTGCATTGGTGCTTAAGATGGTCATAACCTCTTTTGAGACTTGTTTTTCATCAAGTTTAGCATAATCCAAACTTCCTTCAGGCAACAAATTCCAACCCTTGTGCATAGTTACCGTAAAATAATAATCTGGCTGATAACCAGAAACAGAAATTATCATTAAACTCTGTATGGATAATATTATTAATATTATCAATATTCTTTTTATAATTGATTTCATCGTAATCTCCCTCAAATTGATTTAATATTTGTATTTAATCAAACGGTAATGCTGGCGGCATATCTGGTACCTGGGCATTGTTTTGATTAGTATTTTGAGCAGTAGTTTCAACATCTTCTTCATCTTCTGGCGGGAAAGGAGGCATTGTGGGATTATCATAGGACGGTGATAATGGGGGTGAGGGTTTGGATGATGTTATGTCTGAAGAGTCTTCTGAAGGAATAGGAGGAACAGAATATATAGTTGAAACAACTGTTTGAACTGTTTGTTCTTCTTCACTTGTTTCTGGAATTAAAGGTGGTTGATCAATAGTTTGCACTTTTGGTTTTGTATTACAACTGCTTAAAAAAAGAAATAACGATACGAATAAGGCGGCAAGAACAATAGTAAAAATACGGCGATAGTTAAACATAACCGCCGAGACTGTTTAGAGGTATATAAAGTTTGTGCTATTAAAACTCTTAGGTGAGAAAATATCTAATTATTTTTGCAAGCACCTTAATTCACATTATTGAACTTCGCTTGGATATAAGGTTAAATATTGTTTTGTTAATTGATCAAACTCAGGTTTTTCATGGTTACCTTGTACAAAAATAACATAATTACCTGAATTCCATACATATCTGCCATAAAAAGGACGATACAGTTTTGTATTCTCATAATCTACTTTTCGATTTTCTCCTTTTAGTGATTGCACTAATGCCTGTTGTGCTGTTGTTTGATCCTCGAAGTTAGCAATTTGCACCATGTAAAATTTTTCATCCATCATATATTCAACATAATATTGAGTTATTAAGCCATTAGGACATTTTTCAGGAGGACAATCTTTAGGGAGTGAATCACGTGCTGTAAGATCTGCACGATTATATTTTAAATTTCCTATGTCTTGAAGATAAGCTTGTGGTGTTACTTCTTGAACTTGCTTCGAAATTGTTGATGAGGTTTTTGCAGAGTCATCACTACAACTGATTATCAAAACAAAAATAAAAGATAGAAACAATAGAAAAAGAATATTGTGTTGGTTTAATTTCATTTTACCACCCTTTATTCTGGTATTCCAAGCGGAGTACCTATATTTGCATTGGTTGTTCCTAATTGACA is a window of Candidatus Woesearchaeota archaeon DNA encoding:
- a CDS encoding transcription elongation factor Spt5 gives rise to the protein MSEEKTIEITAKLFALRTTANREDQVMDFVSSNVNKRKLNVYSVIRPHGMRGYIFIEADKKGDAEQAAFNVPYARGILSKEIEYKEIEHMLEQVKREVNIKKHDIAEIISGPSKDEVVVELLEAAVPIPITVKIDAIKVIRRDTHDEESSEKDLTEEFE
- a CDS encoding protein translocase SEC61 complex subunit gamma, which codes for MDETEQKPTLKNKIKNYVVECQRVLRVTKKPSAEEFKVIVKISGLGIALIGLIGFLIQLIEQYLKLL
- the ftsZ gene encoding cell division protein FtsZ, whose protein sequence is MKEKRSDDVGYKKKTADIDAELEKLLAKQRATIKVVGTGGGGNNTINRITEVGISGAETIACNTDAQDLLYTTADKKILLGRELTGGLGAGSVPQIGEESARESEHELRDALQGADMVFITCGLGGGTGTGSAPVIAEVAKKSGALTVGIVTLPFSMEGNRRYENALLGLEKLQASVDTLIVIPNDKLLELAPDLPLHTAFKVADEILTNAVKGIAELVTKAGLVNLDFADIRAVMGNGGVALIGVGESDGPNRAVEAVEKAIHNPLLDADITGANGALINVAGGQDMTLDEARKVVETISNKLDEDARIIWGAQISDDLNGIIKAMLIVTGVKSNQIFGRTTKKTAANPKEKREIEDELGIEYVD
- a CDS encoding FKBP-type peptidyl-prolyl cis-trans isomerase: MTLFKPIAGSEVASKELVVTRRGNNMVVKNHDFVEIEYTGKVTENGMVFDTTDKAVAEKAGIFSQKMEYGTIIVCVGEKHVLPGLDNDINGKSLSKEYTVKFGPELGFGKKDTKMFQLIATNKFHKEGIKPMPGLQINVDGKVAVVKSVTGGRTLVDFNHPLAGKELSYTYKLLRVVTDVAEKTKALVHMQLGHNVTSEFADNMLTLTSKVDFPVELQNMIKEQIMKLIPELKEIVFKKA